A genomic region of Pseudomonas sp. RSB 5.4 contains the following coding sequences:
- a CDS encoding PilN domain-containing protein, translated as MARINLLPWREERREERRKRFLLILIGVFVGSVGAVFIADQIFDAAIERQAARNAYIGKQIAVVDERIKQISELKARRQQLVERMRIIQDLQGNRQISGRIFDQLARTLPDGVYFTSVKLVGKTLTINGAAESNNRVSELMRNLDASDWFDAPSLNEVKATTAGQVDQANVFQLTVRQTQPAVTEGDK; from the coding sequence ATGGCGCGGATCAACCTTCTCCCCTGGCGCGAGGAGCGCCGCGAAGAGCGGCGCAAGCGCTTCCTGCTGATCCTGATCGGGGTCTTCGTCGGTTCGGTGGGTGCAGTGTTCATTGCCGATCAGATCTTCGATGCCGCCATCGAGCGGCAGGCCGCGCGCAATGCCTACATCGGCAAGCAGATAGCGGTGGTCGACGAACGGATCAAGCAGATCAGCGAACTCAAGGCCCGGCGCCAGCAACTGGTCGAGCGCATGCGCATCATCCAGGACTTGCAGGGCAACCGGCAGATCAGTGGACGGATCTTCGATCAACTGGCACGCACGCTGCCGGATGGCGTGTATTTCACCAGCGTGAAACTGGTGGGCAAGACGCTGACCATCAATGGCGCGGCCGAGTCCAATAATCGGGTTTCGGAGCTGATGCGCAATCTGGATGCCTCCGACTGGTTTGACGCGCCCAGCCTCAACGAGGTGAAGGCGACGACCGCCGGTCAGGTGGATCAGGCCAACGTCTTTCAGCTGACCGTTCGTCAGACCCAGCCAGCCGTGACGGAGGGCGACAAATGA
- the pilO gene encoding type 4a pilus biogenesis protein PilO, which translates to MKPSEWLQSLRNIDFNDLDTSNIGSWPAAVKTIAGALLAVLVLALGYNFFISDMENQLEAKHQEEDTLKEQFASKAHMAANLELYTQQMKEMENSFGVLLRQLPSDTEVPGLLEDITRTGLGSGLEFEEIKLLPEVTQPFYIELPIQITVTGAYHDLATFVSGVAGLPRIVTLHDFELAPANPEGGTKLRMSILAKTYRYNDKGLEK; encoded by the coding sequence ATGAAACCGTCCGAATGGCTGCAGAGTCTGCGCAATATCGACTTCAACGATCTGGATACCAGCAACATCGGTTCCTGGCCGGCCGCGGTGAAAACCATCGCGGGAGCGTTGCTGGCGGTGCTGGTGTTGGCGCTTGGCTATAACTTTTTCATCAGCGACATGGAAAACCAGCTGGAAGCCAAGCATCAGGAAGAAGACACCTTGAAGGAGCAGTTCGCCAGCAAGGCGCACATGGCCGCCAACCTGGAGCTGTACACCCAGCAGATGAAGGAGATGGAAAACTCCTTCGGCGTGCTCCTGCGGCAGTTGCCCAGCGACACTGAAGTCCCGGGGTTGCTGGAAGACATCACCCGCACCGGGTTGGGCAGTGGCCTCGAATTCGAAGAGATCAAGCTGCTGCCGGAAGTGACCCAGCCGTTCTACATCGAGTTGCCGATCCAGATCACCGTCACCGGGGCTTACCACGACCTCGCCACTTTCGTCAGTGGCGTCGCCGGGTTGCCACGGATCGTCACGTTGCACGATTTCGAACTGGCGCCGGCCAACCCCGAAGGCGGGACGAAGCTGCGCATGAGCATCCTCGCCAAGACCTACCGCTATAACGACAAGGGGCTGGAAAAATGA
- a CDS encoding pilus assembly protein PilP, producing the protein MTPIRYFALSMLVLGLSGCGSSDEFSDLDAYMNEVRLRPAGKIEPTPTFHSYPTFTYSAANLRSPFSRQVRVDLAGQQRGSRNVKPDPNRVKQYLEGFNIEQFEMVGTISNASGSFALLRGAGGVHRLKVGDYLGRNDGRIVAISATQVDVVEIVPDGEGAWLERPRTIPLKEHS; encoded by the coding sequence ATGACCCCGATCCGTTATTTCGCCCTGTCGATGCTGGTGCTTGGCCTCAGTGGTTGCGGCAGCAGTGACGAATTCAGCGACCTCGACGCTTACATGAACGAAGTGCGTCTGCGCCCGGCGGGCAAGATCGAGCCGACGCCGACGTTCCATTCCTACCCCACGTTTACCTACAGCGCGGCCAACCTGCGCAGCCCGTTCTCGCGTCAGGTGCGCGTCGATCTGGCCGGGCAGCAGCGCGGCTCGCGCAATGTCAAACCCGACCCCAACCGGGTCAAGCAATACCTCGAAGGTTTCAACATCGAGCAGTTTGAAATGGTCGGCACCATCTCCAATGCCTCCGGCTCCTTTGCCCTGCTGCGTGGGGCCGGCGGTGTGCATCGGCTGAAGGTCGGCGACTATCTGGGGCGCAACGACGGGCGCATCGTGGCGATCAGCGCCACGCAGGTCGATGTGGTCGAGATCGTGCCCGACGGCGAAGGCGCCTGGCTGGAACGTCCGCGCACCATTCCTTTGAAAGAGCACTCATAG
- the pilQ gene encoding type IV pilus secretin PilQ: MNRIFSTLGFSLWIALLSPMVQAASLKALDVAALPGDRIELKLSFDGPPPQPKGYTTESPARIALDLPGVASQLTSKTRDLGSGNARTATVVEANDRTRLIINLTQLTPYTSRVEGNNLFVVVGQGAKPAAPRPAAAAPRPVAAPAKAYAPVAKAIRGVDFQRGTAGEGNVVIDLSDPTIAPDIQEHDGKIILSFARTQLPDRLRVRLDVKDFATPVQFVNAAATGDRAVITVEPSGTFDYSTYQTDNKLTVSIRPMTVDDLQKRNAERQAYSGEKLSLNFQDIDVRSVLQLIADFTNLNLVASDTVQGGITLRLQNVPWDQALDLVLKTKGLDKRKIGNVLLVAPADEIAARERQELESQKQIAELAPLRRELLQVNYAKAADIAKLFQSVTSAEAKIDERGSITVDERTNNIIAYQTQDRLDELRRIVAQLDIPVRQVMIEARIVEANVDYDKSLGVRWGGSIQNKGNWNTSGVSNGTSTTIGTPGSTSTNSPFVDMGTIGNTSGIGIAFITDNVLLDLELTAMEKTGNGEIVSQPKVVTSDKETAKILKGTEIPYQEASSSGATSVSFKEASLSLEVTPQITPDNRIIMEVKVTKDEPDYLNKVQDVPPIKKNEVNAKVLVNDGETIVIGGVFSNTQSKVVDKVPFLGDVPYLGRLFRRDVVSEKKSELLVFLTPRIMNNQAIAVSR, translated from the coding sequence ATGAACAGGATTTTTTCCACCCTCGGTTTTTCGCTATGGATAGCGCTGCTGTCACCGATGGTTCAGGCGGCCAGTCTCAAGGCGCTGGATGTCGCGGCGTTACCGGGTGACCGCATCGAGTTGAAGCTGTCGTTCGACGGCCCACCACCGCAGCCCAAGGGCTACACCACCGAATCTCCGGCGCGAATCGCGCTGGATCTGCCGGGTGTCGCCAGCCAGCTGACGAGCAAGACCCGCGATCTGGGCAGCGGCAATGCGCGAACGGCGACAGTGGTCGAGGCCAACGACCGCACGCGCCTGATCATCAACCTGACGCAACTGACGCCCTACACCTCGCGGGTTGAGGGTAACAATCTGTTCGTGGTGGTCGGGCAGGGCGCCAAGCCTGCTGCGCCGCGCCCAGCCGCTGCTGCGCCACGACCGGTCGCGGCTCCGGCGAAGGCTTACGCCCCCGTTGCTAAGGCCATTCGTGGCGTGGACTTCCAACGTGGCACCGCGGGCGAGGGCAACGTGGTCATTGATCTGTCGGACCCGACCATCGCCCCGGATATCCAGGAGCATGACGGCAAGATCATCCTCAGTTTTGCCCGCACCCAGTTGCCCGACAGGCTGCGGGTGCGCCTCGACGTCAAGGACTTCGCCACGCCTGTGCAGTTCGTCAACGCCGCCGCCACCGGTGATCGTGCGGTCATCACCGTCGAACCCAGCGGCACGTTCGACTATTCCACCTACCAGACCGATAACAAACTGACCGTCAGCATTCGCCCGATGACGGTCGATGACCTGCAAAAACGCAATGCCGAGCGCCAGGCCTACAGTGGCGAAAAACTCTCGCTGAATTTTCAGGACATCGATGTGCGCTCGGTGCTGCAACTGATCGCCGATTTCACCAACCTCAACCTGGTGGCCAGCGATACGGTGCAAGGCGGTATTACCCTGCGTCTGCAAAACGTGCCATGGGATCAGGCGCTGGACCTGGTGCTGAAAACCAAAGGGCTGGATAAACGCAAGATCGGCAACGTGTTGCTGGTGGCGCCGGCCGACGAAATCGCTGCCCGCGAGCGCCAGGAGCTGGAGTCGCAGAAACAGATCGCCGAACTGGCACCGCTGCGCCGCGAGCTGCTGCAAGTGAACTACGCCAAGGCGGCGGACATCGCCAAGCTGTTCCAATCGGTGACCAGCGCCGAGGCGAAAATCGACGAGCGCGGCTCGATCACCGTCGATGAGCGCACCAACAACATCATTGCCTACCAGACCCAGGATCGCCTCGATGAACTGCGGCGGATCGTGGCGCAACTGGATATTCCGGTGCGTCAGGTGATGATCGAGGCGCGGATTGTCGAGGCCAACGTCGATTACGACAAGAGTCTGGGTGTGCGCTGGGGCGGTTCGATCCAGAACAAGGGCAACTGGAACACCTCCGGGGTCAGCAATGGCACCTCTACCACCATTGGCACACCGGGCAGCACCAGCACCAATTCGCCGTTCGTCGACATGGGCACGATCGGTAATACCTCGGGGATCGGCATCGCCTTCATCACCGACAATGTGCTGCTCGATCTTGAGCTGACCGCCATGGAGAAGACCGGCAACGGTGAAATCGTCTCGCAGCCGAAAGTGGTTACCTCCGACAAAGAGACCGCAAAGATCCTCAAGGGCACCGAGATTCCGTATCAGGAAGCCAGCTCCAGCGGCGCGACGTCGGTGTCGTTCAAGGAAGCTTCGCTGTCCCTGGAAGTAACGCCTCAGATCACCCCTGACAACCGCATCATCATGGAGGTCAAAGTCACCAAGGACGAACCGGACTACCTGAACAAAGTGCAGGATGTACCGCCGATCAAGAAGAACGAGGTCAACGCCAAGGTGCTGGTGAACGACGGCGAGACCATCGTGATTGGCGGTGTTTTCTCAAATACTCAAAGCAAGGTCGTAGATAAGGTGCCATTTCTTGGCGATGTGCCGTATCTTGGCCGCCTTTTCCGGCGTGATGTGGTTTCGGAGAAAAAATCCGAGCTGCTGGTATTTCTCACTCCGCGTATTATGAATAACCAGGCGATTGCTGTGAGTCGTTGA
- the aroK gene encoding shikimate kinase AroK produces the protein MRNLILVGPMGAGKSTIGRLLAKELRLPFKDSDKEIELRTGANIPWIFDKEGEPGFRDREQAMIAELCAFDGVVLATGGGAVMRDANRKALHEGGRVVYLHASVEQQVGRTSRDRNRPLLRTADPAKTLRDLLAIRDPLYREIADLVVETDERPPRMVVLDILDRLAQLPPR, from the coding sequence GTGCGAAATTTGATTCTTGTAGGACCGATGGGCGCTGGAAAAAGCACCATCGGCCGGTTGCTGGCCAAAGAGCTGCGCCTGCCGTTCAAAGATTCCGACAAGGAAATTGAACTGCGCACGGGCGCCAATATCCCGTGGATCTTCGACAAGGAAGGCGAGCCCGGCTTTCGCGACCGTGAGCAGGCGATGATCGCCGAGCTGTGCGCTTTCGACGGCGTGGTGCTGGCGACTGGCGGCGGCGCGGTGATGCGCGATGCCAACCGCAAGGCCCTGCACGAGGGCGGGCGGGTGGTGTATCTGCACGCCTCCGTCGAGCAGCAGGTCGGCCGCACGTCGCGCGACCGCAATCGTCCTTTGCTGCGCACCGCCGATCCGGCGAAAACCCTGCGTGACCTGCTGGCGATCCGTGATCCGCTCTATCGGGAAATCGCCGATCTGGTGGTGGAAACCGACGAGCGGCCACCGCGTATGGTGGTGCTCGACATTCTCGACCGTCTGGCGCAGCTTCCACCCCGTTAA
- the aroB gene encoding 3-dehydroquinate synthase, translating to MQTLKVDLGERSYPIHIGEGLLDQPELLAPHIHGRQVAIISNETVAPLYLERLTRSLAQFSVISVVLPDGEAFKNWETLQLIFDGLLTARHDRRTTIIALGGGVIGDMAGFAAACYQRGVDFIQIPTTLLSQVDSSVGGKTGINHPLGKNMVGAFYQPNVVLIDTASLKTLPERELSAGLAEVIKYGLICDEPFLAWLEDNVDALRALDQKALTYAIERSCAAKAAVVGADEKETGVRATLNLGHTFGHAIETHMGYGVWLHGEAVAAGTVMALEMSARLGWISEQERDRGIRLFQRAGLPVIPPEEMTEADFLEHMAIDKKVIDGRLRLVLLRRMGEAVVTADYPKEVLQATLGADYRALAQLKG from the coding sequence ATGCAGACACTCAAGGTCGATCTAGGCGAGCGCAGCTACCCGATTCATATTGGCGAAGGTTTGTTGGATCAGCCTGAGTTGCTGGCGCCGCATATCCACGGGCGGCAGGTGGCAATCATCTCTAACGAGACCGTTGCGCCGCTCTATCTCGAACGTCTGACCCGCAGCCTGGCGCAGTTCTCGGTGATCTCGGTGGTGCTGCCGGACGGCGAAGCCTTCAAGAACTGGGAAACCCTGCAACTGATCTTCGACGGCCTGCTGACCGCCCGTCATGACCGCCGCACCACGATCATCGCCCTCGGCGGCGGTGTCATCGGTGACATGGCCGGTTTCGCCGCCGCTTGCTACCAGCGCGGCGTCGACTTCATCCAGATTCCTACCACGCTGCTGTCCCAGGTCGATTCGTCGGTGGGCGGCAAGACCGGCATCAACCACCCGTTGGGCAAGAACATGGTCGGCGCGTTCTATCAGCCGAACGTGGTGCTGATCGATACCGCGTCCCTGAAAACCCTGCCAGAGCGTGAGCTGTCCGCCGGTCTGGCCGAAGTCATCAAGTACGGTCTGATCTGCGACGAGCCGTTCCTGGCCTGGCTCGAAGACAACGTCGACGCTCTGCGCGCGCTGGACCAGAAGGCCCTGACCTACGCCATCGAGCGTTCCTGCGCGGCCAAGGCGGCAGTGGTCGGTGCCGATGAGAAGGAAACCGGCGTGCGCGCCACGCTCAATCTCGGCCACACCTTCGGCCACGCCATCGAGACCCACATGGGCTATGGTGTCTGGTTGCATGGTGAGGCGGTCGCCGCAGGTACGGTGATGGCGCTGGAAATGTCCGCGCGGCTGGGCTGGATCAGCGAGCAGGAACGTGATCGCGGCATTCGGCTGTTTCAGCGTGCCGGTCTGCCGGTGATCCCGCCGGAAGAAATGACCGAAGCCGATTTTCTCGAACATATGGCAATTGATAAAAAAGTGATCGACGGTCGTCTGCGCCTGGTGCTGCTGCGCCGGATGGGCGAAGCGGTGGTGACCGCCGATTATCCGAAAGAGGTTCTACAGGCCACGCTGGGAGCGGATTACCGCGCTCTGGCTCAGCTTAAAGGTTAA
- a CDS encoding AAA family ATPase has translation MTSLHADEAFLGHFQLSHDPFAPRVPGFKFFPAQRKPVLGQLHHLARYSQLLLVVTGPQGSGKTLLRQALVASTNKQSVQSVVVSARGAGDAAGVLRQVAQALDVAQAEVGAILAQVVQLALTGQEVYLLVDDAEQLDESALEALMALGAGAPEGRPHVFLFGESSLIAQLEALHLEEERFHVIELQPYTEEETREYLDQRLEGAGRGVELFTADQISEIHESAEGWPGNINQVARDALIEVMIASRSAVKRPSMGFNMPKKHVLAISAVVVVAVAAAWLMPGRNKAPTTGAPANEQAQLPLGQGAKGGAPNVEFAGNTQPMPLPLVGNSQPVMRGPLAEAAGGITEGDDGVPVEGSSATPPTVTTSAPPAGVPAGPAPTPVPVPAAKPTPAPTQVASAKPAPAAPAAKPTPAPAKPVAAAKPAEKPVTVAKAAGGSWYAGQPTSNYVVQILGTSSEATAQNFVKEQGGEYRYFKKVLNGKPLYVITYGNFANRDAAVSAIKALPAKVQAGKPWPRTVASVQQELATTR, from the coding sequence ATGACTAGTTTGCATGCCGACGAGGCGTTCCTCGGCCATTTCCAGTTAAGTCACGACCCTTTCGCGCCGCGGGTGCCGGGCTTCAAATTCTTCCCGGCCCAGCGCAAGCCGGTGCTGGGGCAACTGCACCACCTGGCGCGTTACAGCCAGTTGCTGCTGGTGGTCACCGGCCCGCAAGGCAGCGGCAAGACCCTGCTGCGCCAGGCGCTGGTGGCCAGCACCAACAAGCAATCGGTGCAAAGTGTCGTGGTGTCGGCCCGTGGGGCCGGCGATGCCGCCGGCGTGCTGCGTCAGGTTGCTCAGGCGCTGGACGTGGCGCAGGCCGAGGTCGGCGCGATTCTGGCGCAAGTGGTGCAGCTGGCACTGACCGGGCAGGAAGTCTATCTGCTGGTGGATGATGCCGAGCAGCTTGACGAATCTGCGCTCGAGGCGCTGATGGCGCTGGGTGCCGGTGCGCCGGAAGGTCGTCCACACGTGTTCCTGTTCGGTGAATCGTCGCTGATCGCGCAACTGGAGGCCTTGCACCTCGAGGAAGAGCGCTTCCACGTCATCGAACTGCAGCCGTACACCGAAGAAGAGACCCGCGAATATCTCGACCAACGGCTCGAAGGTGCGGGCCGGGGTGTCGAACTTTTCACCGCGGATCAGATCTCTGAGATTCACGAAAGCGCCGAGGGTTGGCCTGGCAACATCAACCAGGTCGCTCGCGATGCACTGATCGAAGTCATGATTGCCAGCCGCTCTGCGGTCAAGCGTCCAAGTATGGGGTTCAACATGCCGAAGAAACACGTATTGGCGATTTCCGCCGTCGTTGTGGTCGCGGTCGCCGCCGCCTGGCTGATGCCGGGTCGCAACAAGGCGCCAACCACTGGCGCACCCGCCAACGAACAGGCACAACTGCCGTTGGGCCAAGGCGCCAAGGGTGGCGCGCCGAACGTCGAGTTCGCCGGCAATACCCAGCCGATGCCGCTGCCGCTGGTCGGCAACTCGCAACCGGTGATGCGCGGCCCGCTGGCTGAGGCTGCTGGCGGCATCACCGAAGGCGACGACGGCGTGCCGGTCGAAGGTTCCAGCGCGACGCCGCCGACCGTAACGACTTCCGCACCACCAGCAGGTGTTCCGGCCGGCCCGGCGCCAACCCCGGTTCCGGTGCCAGCCGCCAAGCCGACCCCGGCACCGACTCAGGTCGCCAGCGCCAAGCCTGCTCCGGCAGCGCCAGCGGCCAAACCGACTCCGGCTCCGGCCAAGCCTGTTGCTGCCGCCAAACCGGCGGAGAAGCCGGTTACCGTGGCCAAGGCTGCCGGTGGCAGCTGGTACGCCGGTCAGCCGACCAGCAATTACGTGGTGCAGATCCTCGGCACCAGCTCCGAAGCGACCGCGCAAAACTTCGTCAAGGAGCAGGGCGGCGAGTACCGTTATTTCAAGAAAGTCCTCAACGGCAAGCCTCTCTACGTGATCACCTACGGCAACTTCGCCAATCGTGATGCAGCCGTTTCTGCCATCAAGGCCTTGCCAGCGAAGGTTCAGGCTGGTAAACCTTGGCCTCGCACTGTCGCCAGCGTCCAACAGGAACTGGCAACAACTCGCTGA